In Musa acuminata AAA Group cultivar baxijiao unplaced genomic scaffold, Cavendish_Baxijiao_AAA HiC_scaffold_598, whole genome shotgun sequence, the sequence CATGCAGTACTCCAAGCTTTCTGGTGGAGAGCAAGAGCCACGCCTGATCCACTCTAAGGTAATCATCACTCTATCACTTTGCTGTTGTCGTCgtagttgctgctgctgctgcttcattACTGATCATTTTGTATCCAAGTTTGAGTTGGACGATGATGGATTTCCACAATTTATGATCCACTGTAATAAGATTATTTCCATGACTTCAATCATCATCCACTTGCAATCAATCTAGACATCCAGTTGTTACAATTTGCTATTTAATGGCGAAGCAAGTGCTTAACTAAAAGATACATCTTTATCTATCTTTTGCAGTAGGCTGCTCATATAGCATCAAAACCTGTGATCCATATCTGTGCTTCTTGTTCTTATTAACACCCCATCATCTTCTCGGAGGTTATCCTGCCCTCGAAACCCAAAACTATCCATATCTTAGCATTTCCCTTCCACCCCAAGGATGGTAGAATAGAAGTCTGTTGTTTCGTGTTGCAAGGCAGTCCGATCTTTTACAGAGCAAGAAGCAGGTCTCATCCTTAATTTGCAAGGTAAACTATCATTATTACCATCATTTTTCGAGAAAAAAGACACACCGGCATGAGGAGGCAAGACCTACTAATGTCAAGGTGGGGTGAAGTACTCTCATAGTGATATCTTTTCCGTTCTTCCATTCTCTGCTGCTACGCATGCGCGTATGCATGCTCCCCTATGTTTGATCTCGAAAACCATCATCGGTATCTATCGGTTAGCGCATGGGCCACCTACTTTAAGATCTGTGCATTCAAGtctttcttttgatttccttACGTAAAGAAAGTCTCCGTACTGTTTCATCATTCCTATTCTTCTTATTGACGTAACAGCTGACACAACAGAAGGATGAAGCGCTTCTAAGGGTGTCATCGGACGTGTCGATCATGAACACCAACAAGATCGTGGAGGAGCTGAAGGAGCAGGCGAACGGTAGCGACGTGCAGAGCGTGGAGTGCGAGTGCTGCGGGATCTCCGAGGACTGCACTCCGAGGTACATCAAACGGATCAAGGAGTTCTTCCACGGCATATGGATCTGCGGGCTGTGCTCGGAGGCGGTCAAGGAGCAGATGAAGCGGACGCCGGCGGTCACAAAGGAACAAGCCCTGGAGACGCACATGTCCCTCTGCAAGAAGTTCAACCGGACCACCCGGCTCAACCCCAAGCTCTCCCTGGCCGTCTCCATGAGGGATATAGC encodes:
- the LOC135662221 gene encoding uncharacterized protein LOC135662221; amino-acid sequence: MNTNKIVEELKEQANGSDVQSVECECCGISEDCTPRYIKRIKEFFHGIWICGLCSEAVKEQMKRTPAVTKEQALETHMSLCKKFNRTTRLNPKLSLAVSMRDIARKSSERRTIKDVPGSKIVRAMSCGPRLDVNIKQSQVQ